Proteins found in one Triticum urartu cultivar G1812 chromosome 4, Tu2.1, whole genome shotgun sequence genomic segment:
- the LOC125550642 gene encoding methionine S-methyltransferase-like isoform X3 — protein MASKHHFFSFFCVSCRVWRLMLSIFLLTIHLWQNNPNCSNQTYCRFQQSTKLTMMEIPSIFTPEDWSFAFYEGLNQHQDSTSRDKTYGELGCGSGWISIALAEKLSPLKVYGLDINPRAIKIAWINLYLNALDDNGLPVYDREGKTLLDRVEFHESDLLSYCIDNKIELDCIVGCIPQILNPNPEAMSKIMTENSSEKFLYSLSNYCALQGFFEDQFGLGLIARAVEEGIAVIKPMGIMIFNIGGRPGQGVCERLFLRRGFHISKLWQTKIMQAADTDISALVEIEQNSPHQFEFFMDLVGDQSVSARTAQAYMKSGGRVSHALSVYGCQLHKPIQVKKLFEILKDGFNEISSSLDLSFDNDLVAAEKMAFLVYLASFLKENKSNPCEPPFGCLNFRNLVADFMKSYYNIPLTSDNVAVFPSRAVAIEISLRLFSPALAIVDEHLTRHLPKQWLTSSAIEGRADCNHAKDTVIAIAAPRQSDLLIELIRKLKPQVVVTGLAKFEAITSAALVNILSATRDVGSRLFVDISEHLELSSPPNSNGVLKYLAENTLPSHAVILCGLVKDQVYSDLEVGFAISEDETVYKALSQTIELLEGHTSVISQQYYGCLFRELLALQIDNRHAQRERQPAEVIPQKMIGFSNSAMSTLKEAEFFVPDSKESSIIHMDLDRSFLPVPSVVNTSIFESFVRQNITDSETDVHFGIKKLVKCCYGGFPGDRYADRLDGFGMEIIYGSTCVALFNKLVLCCVQEQGTFFFPLGTNGHYVSAAKFMNANISTIPTNSDSGFKIEPMALNEALIEEENWAWVYISGPTINPSGFLYSDKEIRDLLSICAMHGARVVIDTSFSGLEFQTDRWAWRNLERFSYNVCLDPPFTAFMLGELSLGLTATGLDFGFLIFNDLSVVEHNLANLSQPHSTLKYTFRKLLGLKNKRDQHFSNLIMEQKETLKNRANHLAKTLVSCGWDVPGCHGGISMLAKPTAYIGKSFKTEGFEGTLDGCNIREAILRSTGLCISSSKWTGIPDYCRFSFALESSEFNRAMGCITRFKEFVLGVDMLT, from the exons ATGgcctctaagcatcatttttttTCATTCTTTTGTGTAAGCTGCAGAGTTTGGAGGTTGATGCTATCTATTTTTCTTCTTACAATTCATCTTTGGCAGAACAATCCTAACTGCAGCAATCAAACTTATTGCA GGTTCCAGCAAAGCACGAAGCTAACAATGATGGAGATACCTAGCATTTTCACTCCTGAAGATTGGTCCTTCGCTTTTTATGAGGGCCTTAATCAGCATCAAGATTCCACTTCCAGGGATAAGACGTATGGAGAGCTGGGGTGTGGCAGTGGTTGGATATCTATTGCGCTTGCAGAGAAGTTGTCCCCTTTGAAG GTCTATGGTCTGGATATTAACCCAAGGGCCATCAAGATTGCATGGATAAATCTATACTTGAATGCCCTAGACGACAATGGTCTCCCGGTCTATGACAGGGAGGGAAAAACATTGCTGGATAGAGTTGAATTCCATGAATCTGATCTTCTTTCATACTGTATAGATAACAAGATAGAACTTGATTGCATTGTTGGCTGCATACCACAG ATTCTTAACCCCAATCCAGAGGCAATGTCAAAGATTATGACTGAAAATTCAAGTGAGAAGTTCTTGTACTCCTTGAGCAACTACTGTGCTCTTCAG GGTTTTTTTGAGGACCAGTTTGGCCTCGGGTTGATTGCTCGGGCAGTTGAAGAAGGGATAGCTGTCATAAAGCCTATGGGTATCATGATATTCAACATAGGAGGCCGACCAGGTCAAGGTGTCTGTGAACGCCTATTTCTACGCCGTGGATTCCATATCAGTAAGCTCTGGCAAACAAAAATTATGCAG GCTGCCGACACTGATATTTCAGCTTTAGTTGAAATTGAACAAAACAGCCCACATCAATTTGAATTTTTTATGGACCTTGTCGGGGATCAGTCTGTCTCTGCACGCACAGCCCAGGCATACATGAAATCTGGTGGCCGTGTTTCACATGCTTTGTCTGTGTATGGCTGTCAACTTCACAAACCCATTCAG GTGAAGAAATTGTTTGAGATTCTTAAAGATGGGTTCAATGAAATCAGCAGCTCCCTTGATTTGTCCTTTGATAATGATTTGGTTGCTGCTGAAAAAATGGCCTTCCTAGTATACCTTGCTAGTTTTTTGAAAGAGAATAAGTCCAATCCTTGTGAGCCTCCATTTGGATGTTTAAACTTCCGGAATCTTGTTGCTGACTTTATGAAGAGCTACTACAACATCCCATTAACTTCTGAT AATGTTGCTGTATTCCCTTCTCGTGCTGTTGCCATAGAAATTTCTCTTCGACTGTTCTCACCGGCGCTTGCAATTGTGGATGAACATCTGACCAGACACTTGCCGAAACAATGGTTAACATCCTCAGCAATTGAG GGAAGAGCAGATTGTAACCATGCTAAAGACACAGTCATTGCAATTGCAGCACCACGCCAATCAGATCTGCTGATTGAGTTGATCAGGAAACTGAAGCCTCAGGTGGTTGTTACTGGCCTGGCTAAGTTTGAGGCTATCACGAGTGCTGCTCTAGTGAATATACTAAGTGCAACAAGAGATGTTGGTTCCCGGCTGTTCGTAGATATTTCAGAGCATCTGGAGTTGTCTAGCCCGCCAAACTCTAATGGTGTGTTGAAGTATCTTGCTGAGAACACCCTACCGTCGCATGCAGTTATACTCTGTGGTCTAGTAAAGGATCAG GTTTATTCTGATCTGGAAGTTGGTTTTGCCATATCTGAGGATGAAACTGTCTATAAGGCATTGTCACAAACTATTGAGCTATTGGAAGGACATACTTCTGTGATCAGCCAGCAATATTATGGCTGTCTTTTTCGCGAGCTACTGGCGCTCCAAATTGACAACCGGCATGCACAGCGAGAG AGACAACCTGCAGAAGTGATACCTCAGAAGATGATAGGATTTTCTAATTCAGCTATGTCAACCCTAAAAGAAGCTGAATTTTTCGTTCCTGATTCCAAGGAATCTAGTATCATTCATATGGATCTAGACCGCAGCTTCTTGCCAGTACCTTCTGTGGTGAACACTTCCATTTTTGAAAGTTTTGTTAGGCAGAACATCACGGATTCTGAAACTGATGTTCATTTCGGCATTAAAAAGCTGGTGAAATGTTGCTATGGTGGTTTCCCAGGAGACCGTTATGCTGACAGGTTAGATGGCTTTGGTATGGAAATTATCTATGGAAGCACCTGTGTTGCACTCTTCAACAAGCTTGTTCTTTGCTGCGTGCAAGAACAAGGTACCTTCTTTTTCCCTTTGGGCACCAATGGGCACTATGTCTCAGCAGCAAAGTTTATGAACGCAAACATCTCGACCATTCCAACAAATTCAGATTCAGGATTCAAGATTGAACCAATGGCTCTAAACGAAGCTCTAATCGAGGAAGAAAATTGGGCCTGGGTCTATATTTCTGGCCCTACAATTAACCCTTCTGGTTTCCTGTACAGTGACAAGGAGATACGAGATCTGCTTTCTATTTGTGCTATGCATGGAGCTAGGGTAGTGATAGATACCTCCTTCTCTGGTCTGGAGTTCCAAACCGACCGCTGGGCTTGGAGAAATTTGGAAAGATTTTCTTATAATGTTTGCTTAGATCCCCCATTCACAGCTTTTATGCTCGGAGAGCTGTCCCTTGGGCTGACTGCGACTGGCCTTGATTTTGGGTTTTTAATTTTCAATGACCTGTCCGTCGTTGAACATAATCTTGCAAACTTGAGTCAGCCACATAGCACATTGAAGTACACTTTCAGAAAGCTATTGGGTCTTAAGAACAAGAGGGATCAACACTTCTCTAATCTCATCATGGAGCAAAAGGAGACACTGAAAAATCGTGCCAACCACTTGGCAAAG ACACTTGTGAGCTGTGGCTGGGATGTTCCTGGCTGTCATGGTGGTATCTCGATGCTGGCGAAACCGACAGCCTACATTGGCAAATCATTCAAGACTGAAGGTTTTGAAGGCACGCTCGATGGTTGCAACATCAGGGAAGCCATTCTTAGATCCACTGGACTGTGTATAAGCAGTAGTAAATGGACCGGGATACCGGACTACTGCCGGTTCAGCTTTGCTTTAGAGAGCAGCGAATTCAACCGGGCAATGGGCTGCATAACCAGGTTCAAAGAGTTTGTTCTGGGAGTCGACATGCTCACATGA
- the LOC125550642 gene encoding methionine S-methyltransferase-like isoform X2 codes for MPPLRPCSSASRPAPPAPRPDASSAPSAAASTPGRSTASSPSTSATSSSTPTSELLLGFQQSTKLTMMEIPSIFTPEDWSFAFYEGLNQHQDSTSRDKTYGELGCGSGWISIALAEKLSPLKVYGLDINPRAIKIAWINLYLNALDDNGLPVYDREGKTLLDRVEFHESDLLSYCIDNKIELDCIVGCIPQILNPNPEAMSKIMTENSSEKFLYSLSNYCALQGFFEDQFGLGLIARAVEEGIAVIKPMGIMIFNIGGRPGQGVCERLFLRRGFHISKLWQTKIMQAADTDISALVEIEQNSPHQFEFFMDLVGDQSVSARTAQAYMKSGGRVSHALSVYGCQLHKPIQVKKLFEILKDGFNEISSSLDLSFDNDLVAAEKMAFLVYLASFLKENKSNPCEPPFGCLNFRNLVADFMKSYYNIPLTSDNVAVFPSRAVAIEISLRLFSPALAIVDEHLTRHLPKQWLTSSAIEGRADCNHAKDTVIAIAAPRQSDLLIELIRKLKPQVVVTGLAKFEAITSAALVNILSATRDVGSRLFVDISEHLELSSPPNSNGVLKYLAENTLPSHAVILCGLVKDQVYSDLEVGFAISEDETVYKALSQTIELLEGHTSVISQQYYGCLFRELLALQIDNRHAQRERQPAEVIPQKMIGFSNSAMSTLKEAEFFVPDSKESSIIHMDLDRSFLPVPSVVNTSIFESFVRQNITDSETDVHFGIKKLVKCCYGGFPGDRYADRLDGFGMEIIYGSTCVALFNKLVLCCVQEQGTFFFPLGTNGHYVSAAKFMNANISTIPTNSDSGFKIEPMALNEALIEEENWAWVYISGPTINPSGFLYSDKEIRDLLSICAMHGARVVIDTSFSGLEFQTDRWAWRNLERFSYNVCLDPPFTAFMLGELSLGLTATGLDFGFLIFNDLSVVEHNLANLSQPHSTLKYTFRKLLGLKNKRDQHFSNLIMEQKETLKNRANHLAKTLVSCGWDVPGCHGGISMLAKPTAYIGKSFKTEGFEGTLDGCNIREAILRSTGLCISSSKWTGIPDYCRFSFALESSEFNRAMGCITRFKEFVLGVDMLT; via the exons ATGCCGCCGCTGAGGCCGTGCTCGAGCGCCTCCAGGCCCGCGCCTCCCGCGCCGCGGCCCGACGCCTCCTCGGCGCCGTCCGCCGCCGCTTCGACGCCGGGCAGGAGCACCGCTTCCTCACCTTCCACTTCCGCGACGTCGTCGTCGACCCCCACATCCGAG CTGCTTCTAGGGTTCCAGCAAAGCACGAAGCTAACAATGATGGAGATACCTAGCATTTTCACTCCTGAAGATTGGTCCTTCGCTTTTTATGAGGGCCTTAATCAGCATCAAGATTCCACTTCCAGGGATAAGACGTATGGAGAGCTGGGGTGTGGCAGTGGTTGGATATCTATTGCGCTTGCAGAGAAGTTGTCCCCTTTGAAG GTCTATGGTCTGGATATTAACCCAAGGGCCATCAAGATTGCATGGATAAATCTATACTTGAATGCCCTAGACGACAATGGTCTCCCGGTCTATGACAGGGAGGGAAAAACATTGCTGGATAGAGTTGAATTCCATGAATCTGATCTTCTTTCATACTGTATAGATAACAAGATAGAACTTGATTGCATTGTTGGCTGCATACCACAG ATTCTTAACCCCAATCCAGAGGCAATGTCAAAGATTATGACTGAAAATTCAAGTGAGAAGTTCTTGTACTCCTTGAGCAACTACTGTGCTCTTCAG GGTTTTTTTGAGGACCAGTTTGGCCTCGGGTTGATTGCTCGGGCAGTTGAAGAAGGGATAGCTGTCATAAAGCCTATGGGTATCATGATATTCAACATAGGAGGCCGACCAGGTCAAGGTGTCTGTGAACGCCTATTTCTACGCCGTGGATTCCATATCAGTAAGCTCTGGCAAACAAAAATTATGCAG GCTGCCGACACTGATATTTCAGCTTTAGTTGAAATTGAACAAAACAGCCCACATCAATTTGAATTTTTTATGGACCTTGTCGGGGATCAGTCTGTCTCTGCACGCACAGCCCAGGCATACATGAAATCTGGTGGCCGTGTTTCACATGCTTTGTCTGTGTATGGCTGTCAACTTCACAAACCCATTCAG GTGAAGAAATTGTTTGAGATTCTTAAAGATGGGTTCAATGAAATCAGCAGCTCCCTTGATTTGTCCTTTGATAATGATTTGGTTGCTGCTGAAAAAATGGCCTTCCTAGTATACCTTGCTAGTTTTTTGAAAGAGAATAAGTCCAATCCTTGTGAGCCTCCATTTGGATGTTTAAACTTCCGGAATCTTGTTGCTGACTTTATGAAGAGCTACTACAACATCCCATTAACTTCTGAT AATGTTGCTGTATTCCCTTCTCGTGCTGTTGCCATAGAAATTTCTCTTCGACTGTTCTCACCGGCGCTTGCAATTGTGGATGAACATCTGACCAGACACTTGCCGAAACAATGGTTAACATCCTCAGCAATTGAG GGAAGAGCAGATTGTAACCATGCTAAAGACACAGTCATTGCAATTGCAGCACCACGCCAATCAGATCTGCTGATTGAGTTGATCAGGAAACTGAAGCCTCAGGTGGTTGTTACTGGCCTGGCTAAGTTTGAGGCTATCACGAGTGCTGCTCTAGTGAATATACTAAGTGCAACAAGAGATGTTGGTTCCCGGCTGTTCGTAGATATTTCAGAGCATCTGGAGTTGTCTAGCCCGCCAAACTCTAATGGTGTGTTGAAGTATCTTGCTGAGAACACCCTACCGTCGCATGCAGTTATACTCTGTGGTCTAGTAAAGGATCAG GTTTATTCTGATCTGGAAGTTGGTTTTGCCATATCTGAGGATGAAACTGTCTATAAGGCATTGTCACAAACTATTGAGCTATTGGAAGGACATACTTCTGTGATCAGCCAGCAATATTATGGCTGTCTTTTTCGCGAGCTACTGGCGCTCCAAATTGACAACCGGCATGCACAGCGAGAG AGACAACCTGCAGAAGTGATACCTCAGAAGATGATAGGATTTTCTAATTCAGCTATGTCAACCCTAAAAGAAGCTGAATTTTTCGTTCCTGATTCCAAGGAATCTAGTATCATTCATATGGATCTAGACCGCAGCTTCTTGCCAGTACCTTCTGTGGTGAACACTTCCATTTTTGAAAGTTTTGTTAGGCAGAACATCACGGATTCTGAAACTGATGTTCATTTCGGCATTAAAAAGCTGGTGAAATGTTGCTATGGTGGTTTCCCAGGAGACCGTTATGCTGACAGGTTAGATGGCTTTGGTATGGAAATTATCTATGGAAGCACCTGTGTTGCACTCTTCAACAAGCTTGTTCTTTGCTGCGTGCAAGAACAAGGTACCTTCTTTTTCCCTTTGGGCACCAATGGGCACTATGTCTCAGCAGCAAAGTTTATGAACGCAAACATCTCGACCATTCCAACAAATTCAGATTCAGGATTCAAGATTGAACCAATGGCTCTAAACGAAGCTCTAATCGAGGAAGAAAATTGGGCCTGGGTCTATATTTCTGGCCCTACAATTAACCCTTCTGGTTTCCTGTACAGTGACAAGGAGATACGAGATCTGCTTTCTATTTGTGCTATGCATGGAGCTAGGGTAGTGATAGATACCTCCTTCTCTGGTCTGGAGTTCCAAACCGACCGCTGGGCTTGGAGAAATTTGGAAAGATTTTCTTATAATGTTTGCTTAGATCCCCCATTCACAGCTTTTATGCTCGGAGAGCTGTCCCTTGGGCTGACTGCGACTGGCCTTGATTTTGGGTTTTTAATTTTCAATGACCTGTCCGTCGTTGAACATAATCTTGCAAACTTGAGTCAGCCACATAGCACATTGAAGTACACTTTCAGAAAGCTATTGGGTCTTAAGAACAAGAGGGATCAACACTTCTCTAATCTCATCATGGAGCAAAAGGAGACACTGAAAAATCGTGCCAACCACTTGGCAAAG ACACTTGTGAGCTGTGGCTGGGATGTTCCTGGCTGTCATGGTGGTATCTCGATGCTGGCGAAACCGACAGCCTACATTGGCAAATCATTCAAGACTGAAGGTTTTGAAGGCACGCTCGATGGTTGCAACATCAGGGAAGCCATTCTTAGATCCACTGGACTGTGTATAAGCAGTAGTAAATGGACCGGGATACCGGACTACTGCCGGTTCAGCTTTGCTTTAGAGAGCAGCGAATTCAACCGGGCAATGGGCTGCATAACCAGGTTCAAAGAGTTTGTTCTGGGAGTCGACATGCTCACATGA
- the LOC125550642 gene encoding methionine S-methyltransferase-like isoform X1, producing MAAPASDDESKDVDAFLSSCAASGEAAYAAAEAVLERLQARASRAAARRLLGAVRRRFDAGQEHRFLTFHFRDVVVDPHIRGFQQSTKLTMMEIPSIFTPEDWSFAFYEGLNQHQDSTSRDKTYGELGCGSGWISIALAEKLSPLKVYGLDINPRAIKIAWINLYLNALDDNGLPVYDREGKTLLDRVEFHESDLLSYCIDNKIELDCIVGCIPQILNPNPEAMSKIMTENSSEKFLYSLSNYCALQGFFEDQFGLGLIARAVEEGIAVIKPMGIMIFNIGGRPGQGVCERLFLRRGFHISKLWQTKIMQAADTDISALVEIEQNSPHQFEFFMDLVGDQSVSARTAQAYMKSGGRVSHALSVYGCQLHKPIQVKKLFEILKDGFNEISSSLDLSFDNDLVAAEKMAFLVYLASFLKENKSNPCEPPFGCLNFRNLVADFMKSYYNIPLTSDNVAVFPSRAVAIEISLRLFSPALAIVDEHLTRHLPKQWLTSSAIEGRADCNHAKDTVIAIAAPRQSDLLIELIRKLKPQVVVTGLAKFEAITSAALVNILSATRDVGSRLFVDISEHLELSSPPNSNGVLKYLAENTLPSHAVILCGLVKDQVYSDLEVGFAISEDETVYKALSQTIELLEGHTSVISQQYYGCLFRELLALQIDNRHAQRERQPAEVIPQKMIGFSNSAMSTLKEAEFFVPDSKESSIIHMDLDRSFLPVPSVVNTSIFESFVRQNITDSETDVHFGIKKLVKCCYGGFPGDRYADRLDGFGMEIIYGSTCVALFNKLVLCCVQEQGTFFFPLGTNGHYVSAAKFMNANISTIPTNSDSGFKIEPMALNEALIEEENWAWVYISGPTINPSGFLYSDKEIRDLLSICAMHGARVVIDTSFSGLEFQTDRWAWRNLERFSYNVCLDPPFTAFMLGELSLGLTATGLDFGFLIFNDLSVVEHNLANLSQPHSTLKYTFRKLLGLKNKRDQHFSNLIMEQKETLKNRANHLAKTLVSCGWDVPGCHGGISMLAKPTAYIGKSFKTEGFEGTLDGCNIREAILRSTGLCISSSKWTGIPDYCRFSFALESSEFNRAMGCITRFKEFVLGVDMLT from the exons ATGGCTGCGCCGGCGAGCGACGACGAAAGCAAGGACGTGGACGCCTTCCTGTCGTCGTGCGCGGCGTCGGGCGAGGCCGCGTATGCCGCCGCTGAGGCCGTGCTCGAGCGCCTCCAGGCCCGCGCCTCCCGCGCCGCGGCCCGACGCCTCCTCGGCGCCGTCCGCCGCCGCTTCGACGCCGGGCAGGAGCACCGCTTCCTCACCTTCCACTTCCGCGACGTCGTCGTCGACCCCCACATCCGAG GGTTCCAGCAAAGCACGAAGCTAACAATGATGGAGATACCTAGCATTTTCACTCCTGAAGATTGGTCCTTCGCTTTTTATGAGGGCCTTAATCAGCATCAAGATTCCACTTCCAGGGATAAGACGTATGGAGAGCTGGGGTGTGGCAGTGGTTGGATATCTATTGCGCTTGCAGAGAAGTTGTCCCCTTTGAAG GTCTATGGTCTGGATATTAACCCAAGGGCCATCAAGATTGCATGGATAAATCTATACTTGAATGCCCTAGACGACAATGGTCTCCCGGTCTATGACAGGGAGGGAAAAACATTGCTGGATAGAGTTGAATTCCATGAATCTGATCTTCTTTCATACTGTATAGATAACAAGATAGAACTTGATTGCATTGTTGGCTGCATACCACAG ATTCTTAACCCCAATCCAGAGGCAATGTCAAAGATTATGACTGAAAATTCAAGTGAGAAGTTCTTGTACTCCTTGAGCAACTACTGTGCTCTTCAG GGTTTTTTTGAGGACCAGTTTGGCCTCGGGTTGATTGCTCGGGCAGTTGAAGAAGGGATAGCTGTCATAAAGCCTATGGGTATCATGATATTCAACATAGGAGGCCGACCAGGTCAAGGTGTCTGTGAACGCCTATTTCTACGCCGTGGATTCCATATCAGTAAGCTCTGGCAAACAAAAATTATGCAG GCTGCCGACACTGATATTTCAGCTTTAGTTGAAATTGAACAAAACAGCCCACATCAATTTGAATTTTTTATGGACCTTGTCGGGGATCAGTCTGTCTCTGCACGCACAGCCCAGGCATACATGAAATCTGGTGGCCGTGTTTCACATGCTTTGTCTGTGTATGGCTGTCAACTTCACAAACCCATTCAG GTGAAGAAATTGTTTGAGATTCTTAAAGATGGGTTCAATGAAATCAGCAGCTCCCTTGATTTGTCCTTTGATAATGATTTGGTTGCTGCTGAAAAAATGGCCTTCCTAGTATACCTTGCTAGTTTTTTGAAAGAGAATAAGTCCAATCCTTGTGAGCCTCCATTTGGATGTTTAAACTTCCGGAATCTTGTTGCTGACTTTATGAAGAGCTACTACAACATCCCATTAACTTCTGAT AATGTTGCTGTATTCCCTTCTCGTGCTGTTGCCATAGAAATTTCTCTTCGACTGTTCTCACCGGCGCTTGCAATTGTGGATGAACATCTGACCAGACACTTGCCGAAACAATGGTTAACATCCTCAGCAATTGAG GGAAGAGCAGATTGTAACCATGCTAAAGACACAGTCATTGCAATTGCAGCACCACGCCAATCAGATCTGCTGATTGAGTTGATCAGGAAACTGAAGCCTCAGGTGGTTGTTACTGGCCTGGCTAAGTTTGAGGCTATCACGAGTGCTGCTCTAGTGAATATACTAAGTGCAACAAGAGATGTTGGTTCCCGGCTGTTCGTAGATATTTCAGAGCATCTGGAGTTGTCTAGCCCGCCAAACTCTAATGGTGTGTTGAAGTATCTTGCTGAGAACACCCTACCGTCGCATGCAGTTATACTCTGTGGTCTAGTAAAGGATCAG GTTTATTCTGATCTGGAAGTTGGTTTTGCCATATCTGAGGATGAAACTGTCTATAAGGCATTGTCACAAACTATTGAGCTATTGGAAGGACATACTTCTGTGATCAGCCAGCAATATTATGGCTGTCTTTTTCGCGAGCTACTGGCGCTCCAAATTGACAACCGGCATGCACAGCGAGAG AGACAACCTGCAGAAGTGATACCTCAGAAGATGATAGGATTTTCTAATTCAGCTATGTCAACCCTAAAAGAAGCTGAATTTTTCGTTCCTGATTCCAAGGAATCTAGTATCATTCATATGGATCTAGACCGCAGCTTCTTGCCAGTACCTTCTGTGGTGAACACTTCCATTTTTGAAAGTTTTGTTAGGCAGAACATCACGGATTCTGAAACTGATGTTCATTTCGGCATTAAAAAGCTGGTGAAATGTTGCTATGGTGGTTTCCCAGGAGACCGTTATGCTGACAGGTTAGATGGCTTTGGTATGGAAATTATCTATGGAAGCACCTGTGTTGCACTCTTCAACAAGCTTGTTCTTTGCTGCGTGCAAGAACAAGGTACCTTCTTTTTCCCTTTGGGCACCAATGGGCACTATGTCTCAGCAGCAAAGTTTATGAACGCAAACATCTCGACCATTCCAACAAATTCAGATTCAGGATTCAAGATTGAACCAATGGCTCTAAACGAAGCTCTAATCGAGGAAGAAAATTGGGCCTGGGTCTATATTTCTGGCCCTACAATTAACCCTTCTGGTTTCCTGTACAGTGACAAGGAGATACGAGATCTGCTTTCTATTTGTGCTATGCATGGAGCTAGGGTAGTGATAGATACCTCCTTCTCTGGTCTGGAGTTCCAAACCGACCGCTGGGCTTGGAGAAATTTGGAAAGATTTTCTTATAATGTTTGCTTAGATCCCCCATTCACAGCTTTTATGCTCGGAGAGCTGTCCCTTGGGCTGACTGCGACTGGCCTTGATTTTGGGTTTTTAATTTTCAATGACCTGTCCGTCGTTGAACATAATCTTGCAAACTTGAGTCAGCCACATAGCACATTGAAGTACACTTTCAGAAAGCTATTGGGTCTTAAGAACAAGAGGGATCAACACTTCTCTAATCTCATCATGGAGCAAAAGGAGACACTGAAAAATCGTGCCAACCACTTGGCAAAG ACACTTGTGAGCTGTGGCTGGGATGTTCCTGGCTGTCATGGTGGTATCTCGATGCTGGCGAAACCGACAGCCTACATTGGCAAATCATTCAAGACTGAAGGTTTTGAAGGCACGCTCGATGGTTGCAACATCAGGGAAGCCATTCTTAGATCCACTGGACTGTGTATAAGCAGTAGTAAATGGACCGGGATACCGGACTACTGCCGGTTCAGCTTTGCTTTAGAGAGCAGCGAATTCAACCGGGCAATGGGCTGCATAACCAGGTTCAAAGAGTTTGTTCTGGGAGTCGACATGCTCACATGA